From one Sus scrofa isolate TJ Tabasco breed Duroc chromosome 9, Sscrofa11.1, whole genome shotgun sequence genomic stretch:
- the LOC100511828 gene encoding olfactory receptor 2A2-like gives MENNQSWIAEFILVGFQLSEEMELFFFIIFFLLYIFNLLANGMILGLICLDPRLHSPMYYFLTHLAVTDISYASSNLPNMLENLVKHKKTIPFVSCTLQMLFYLAFASVECLILVVMSYDRYVAICHPLQYTVIMNWKLCTVLAIISWACGFFLALVQVSLFLRLPFCGPQKVNHFFCEIRSVLKVTCGETWINKIFLFADGVFILVTPISLMLVSYVRILWAILKIQSKEGRKKAFSTCSSHLCVVGFYFGIAMMVYLVPDDSHQQEEQQKILFLFYTFFNPLLNPLVYSLRNAQVKAAFHRIFQKNRTM, from the coding sequence ATGGAGAACAACCAATCCTGGATTGCAGAATTCATCCTGGTGGGATTCCAGCTCAGTGAAGAGATGGAattgttttttttcattatcttcttcCTATTATATATCTTCAACCTGCTGGCAAATGGCATGATCTTAGGGCTCATTTGCCTCGACCCCAGACTGCACTCCCCCATGTATTACTTCCTAACTCACTTGGCTGTCACTGACATATCTTATGCCTCCAGCAATTTGCCAAATATGCTGGAAAACCTAGTGAAACACAAAAAAACGATCCCTTTTGTCTCATGCACTCTGCAGATGCTTTTCTATTTGGCTTTTGCTTCTGTAGAGTGCCTGATTTTGGTGGTGATGTcctatgacaggtatgtggcGATCTGCCATCCCCTCCAGTACACTGTCATCATGAATTGGAAACTATGCACAGTCCTGGCCATCATTTCCTGGGCATGTGGGTTTTTCCTGGCTCTAGTCCAAGTAAGTCTCTTCCTAAGGTTGCCCTTCTGTGGGCCGCAGAAAGTgaaccacttcttctgtgaaatCCGATCTGTCCTCAAAGTGACCTGTGGTGAAACCTGGATCAACAAAATTTTCCTCTTTGCTGATGGTGTGTTCATCTTAGTTACACCCATTTCCCTGATGTTGGTCTCCTATGTGCGCATCCTCTGGGCCATCCTCAAGATCCAGTCAAAGGAGGGCCGCAagaaagccttttccacctgttcttcccaccTCTGCGTGGTTGGGTTCTACTTTGGCATAGCCATGATGGTTTACTTGGTCCCAGATGATAGTCACCAACAAGAGGAACAGCAGAAAatccttttcctgttttatacCTTCTTCAACCCATTGCTGAACCCCCTTGTCTACAGTCTAAGGAATGCTCAAGTGAAGGCTGCCTTCCACagaatatttcagaaaaacagaacaatGTAA